Below is a window of Streptomyces sp. NBC_01429 DNA.
CCGCGGGGCCGACCTGGATACGGCGCCCCCGGTACATCTCGTCGAGAGCCGCGCCCGGTCCGTGCTCCCCGGCGGACGCGCCGGGTGCGGCGGGTGCGGCGGGTGCGGCGGGTGCGGCGGGTGCGGGTGCGGGGGCGGGGGCGCTCCGGCCGGCCCGCAGGATCGGCGCCAGCACCGCCGAAGTGCCCGTGACCACGCCCAGGGTGAACAGCGCGCGCAGCAGATGGCGCCGGGACCGCGCGGGGCCGGGATGGCCTGGACGGCCGGGACGCCCGGCCCGTGGCGGCGCCGGCCGCTGCTGGATTCCGTCCGGCACCTCGTCCGGCATTCTGTCCGGCGTTCCGTCCGCCATGAAGATCTCCGCTCGTCGCACACCACTGGGTCGGGGCGGCGGCCCGGGTACGCGAGGAAGGCGCGCAGCCCGGCCGCCGCCCCGACCGGGACAACGAGACGAGAGCCAAACAGTTATCGGGCGGCCGGGTGGTGACCGGCCTCCCTGGGGTGCGGGCGGGTTCAGACGATGCCGACGACCGTCACCGTGATCCGCACCCGGTCGCCCGGCTCGGACAGCACGTCCTCGGCCGCCGCCCCGGCCGCCGCGCGGACGGCGCGGGTGACGTCGAGGGCCCGGTGCGAGGCGCGCGCGACCAGCTGGATGTCGATGTGCCAGACCTCCGGGCCGCCGTCGAGCGGTCTGACCCGTACGCCCGAGTTGCCGGCGGCCGTCCCGCCGCCGGGGCGCCCGGCGCGGGAGGCGGCGGAGGCACGGAGCCGGTCGACGATTCCGGGCCGCAGGAACGCCACCCCCGCGATCCGCCGTGCGGCGTCGGCCGTCGCCAGGGCCAGTTCGTCCTGGATCTTCCGCTGTGCGTTCACCGGTGTCCTCCTTCCTCTTGCTCCCCGGATCCCGCCGGGGCCTCGTCGTCGAGGACGTCGACGATCAGTACGTCGATACGGGCCACCTCGATGCCGATGGCGTCCTGCGCCGCCTCGGCCACCCGTGCGCGTACCGACTCGGCCAGTTCGGGCAGCGGCCACTGGAGCCCGGCCACGACCTCCAGTCTGACCTGGACGGGTCCCCGGTCCCCCGGTCCCCCGGTTGACGTGCCGGTGCGCCCTGCGGCGCCCGGGTCCAGCGGACCGATCCGGCAGCTGCCCGCCCGGACCATCGGCAGGGACTCGGCGGCGGCGCGGAAGGCGCGGGCGGCCGCGGCCTCCACGATCCAGGTGTCGTCCTCGGGGTCTCCCAGGGGCAGGGGCCTGCCGGGGCGCAGCTCCAGCCGCACGATGTCCATGACACGACCGGTCAGCTCGGCGAGACCGGTGGTGTCGGGTGTGTC
It encodes the following:
- a CDS encoding Asp23/Gls24 family envelope stress response protein; its protein translation is MNAQRKIQDELALATADAARRIAGVAFLRPGIVDRLRASAASRAGRPGGGTAAGNSGVRVRPLDGGPEVWHIDIQLVARASHRALDVTRAVRAAAGAAAEDVLSEPGDRVRITVTVVGIV
- a CDS encoding tyrosinase family oxidase copper chaperone; translation: MADGTPDRMPDEVPDGIQQRPAPPRAGRPGRPGHPGPARSRRHLLRALFTLGVVTGTSAVLAPILRAGRSAPAPAPAPAAPAAPAAPAAPGASAGEHGPGAALDEMYRGRRIQVGPADPDGVSPAVPAAAAVPAGPDGAPAAPAVLIDGRPLHVMRRADGSYLSAVNHYQSFPTPIEAARAAVDDLRGARLRPGGPLHHI